A window of the Euzebya pacifica genome harbors these coding sequences:
- a CDS encoding DUF6458 family protein: MAIGSAIVLFVIGAILAFGVEVDVAGLDLVVIGQILMAAGVIGGLIGLAMYASNRPGRRRETTQEVHRTADGGQVVHTEHRV; this comes from the coding sequence ATGGCCATCGGAAGCGCAATCGTCCTGTTCGTCATCGGCGCGATCCTGGCGTTCGGCGTGGAAGTCGACGTCGCCGGGCTCGACCTGGTCGTCATCGGCCAGATCCTCATGGCCGCGGGTGTCATCGGCGGGCTGATCGGCCTGGCGATGTACGCCAGCAACCGCCCGGGCCGTCGCCGCGAGACCACCCAGGAGGTCCACCGCACCGCTGACGGCGGTCAGGTCGTGCACACCGAGCACCGCGTCTGA
- a CDS encoding mechanosensitive ion channel family protein — MSFPDLSLPLSIILAQTDADASSEESVLENIGESALNGCGTDANAICKWVLDTTGNETLATLLGSVMPVLLSIVLVLIAAAVVARIARRLIAGAVRRTANESQEAIGRIARRAPGMADGLTVEERRVFEERSRQRADTIGGVIGSIVAFVVWMIAVFIVLGQLDIDIGPLVAGAGVVGVALGFGAQSLVKDFLSGTFMLLEDQYGIGDVVNVGEATGVVEAISLRVTRLRDVEGTVWHVPNGEISRVGNMSQLWSRSLLDIGVSYDTDLDHASAVLTEVAHGMAVDPEWDPEILEEPELWGVQQFGPNEVVLRLVMKTRPASQWKVNREFRRRLKKAFDDAGIEIPFPQRTIWVKQDVPAAGVPAAAMEPGVGDAPVDTSPPEDPAPPLPGD; from the coding sequence ATGAGCTTCCCTGACCTCTCGTTGCCCCTGTCCATCATCCTGGCCCAGACCGATGCCGACGCGTCATCAGAGGAGTCCGTTCTGGAGAACATCGGAGAATCGGCCCTCAACGGGTGCGGCACGGACGCCAACGCCATCTGCAAGTGGGTACTGGACACGACCGGGAACGAGACGCTGGCAACCCTGCTGGGCAGCGTCATGCCGGTCCTGCTGTCGATCGTGCTCGTACTGATCGCCGCCGCGGTCGTGGCCCGGATTGCCCGACGTCTGATCGCCGGGGCGGTCCGCCGGACCGCCAACGAGAGCCAGGAAGCCATCGGCCGCATCGCCAGGCGTGCCCCTGGCATGGCTGACGGCCTGACGGTGGAGGAGCGCCGGGTCTTCGAGGAACGATCCCGTCAGCGCGCCGACACCATCGGCGGGGTGATCGGTTCGATCGTCGCCTTCGTCGTCTGGATGATCGCGGTCTTCATCGTGCTCGGACAGCTCGACATCGACATCGGCCCGCTGGTCGCGGGTGCTGGGGTCGTCGGTGTGGCGCTCGGCTTCGGCGCACAGTCGCTGGTGAAGGACTTCCTGTCCGGCACGTTCATGCTGCTGGAGGACCAGTACGGCATCGGTGACGTCGTCAACGTCGGCGAGGCCACCGGTGTGGTGGAGGCGATCAGCCTGCGGGTCACCCGCCTGCGCGACGTCGAGGGGACCGTGTGGCACGTCCCCAACGGCGAGATCAGTCGTGTCGGCAACATGTCGCAGCTGTGGTCCCGGTCCTTGCTCGACATCGGCGTGTCCTACGACACCGACCTCGACCATGCCTCCGCCGTGCTCACCGAGGTGGCCCACGGCATGGCCGTCGATCCCGAGTGGGACCCCGAGATCCTCGAGGAGCCCGAGCTGTGGGGTGTCCAGCAGTTCGGTCCCAACGAGGTCGTCCTGCGCCTGGTGATGAAGACCCGTCCTGCGTCGCAGTGGAAGGTCAACCGCGAGTTCCGCCGTCGGCTGAAGAAGGCGTTCGACGACGCCGGCATCGAGATCCCCTTCCCGCAGCGCACGATCTGGGTCAAGCAGGACGTCCCCGCCGCCGGTGTTCCCGCGGCCGCGATGGAACCCGGGGTGGGCGATGCACCGGTCGACACGTCACCTCCCGAGGACCCGGCGCCGCCCCTGCCCGGCGACTAG